The sequence below is a genomic window from Microbaculum marinisediminis.
CCGCGTCCCCATCAGCTCGTCGGCCTCCGGATCGGGCACGGCGATCGCCCGCCCGTCCGGCGCCAGGATGAAGGCGGCCCCGCTCCTGCCGACCGTGAGGCCCGACAGGAAGCGCGACAGGCGATCATGCTCGATCATGACGGCCAGCACGGCCACGGTCCTGGAATAGACGACGACGGGACCGGCGAAGACGAGCGCGGGGCGCGGACCGGTGGGATGGTCGACGACGTCGACCCAGTGCGGCCCCTCGCGGTCGATCGTGGTGGAAAACCACGGCTGATCGGTCGAGAGGAAGTCGGAGGGCTCGAAGAAGCGCTCGCGGAACTCGATATCGTTGGGAAAAACCTGATAGCGGTCGACGCGGCGGGTGCGCGCGCCGTCGACGATATCGATCTCCATCATCTCCAGCTTCTCGTCGCCAAGCTTGTGGGCGGCGAAGAAATCGCCATCCGGCCAGCCGAGCGCGATCCACGAGACCGACGGCTGCGCCTGCAGTTGCGCCAGGAACACGAACTCGCGCTTGTCGGCCTCGCGCGTCTCCAGCACGTTGTTCTGGAACAGGGTCCGGATCGCCCAGTAGGCGGAGCGGCCCTGGGTGGCGACATCCTGGATCTCGGCCTCGACGGCCTGGACGATCTGGGCGTTGATGGTGGCTGCCAGCTCGCGCGAATTGTCCCGCGCCGTGCGCCACCACAACAGGTGCACGATCGCGGCGGTGACCGCGATCGAGACCAGCACGAAGGCCGTCAGCGCCAGCCGAACCCCGATTCGCATGACACCTCTCCCGACGCGGCACTATCGGGGAAACGGAGCGGGAAGGCGAGTGACGACCGCTCACGTTTGGATCAGTGGCAGACCGGGGGATGGCGGCGCCGGATCGCGGAGAGCGCTCCGGATCGAGATCACGTCCGCGCGCGGCGACGTCAAACAGCATGTTCTTCCGCTAGGGAATGATACACAGTCACGCTAGGGAACGCCCGCCATTAACCTAAGGGCAGTCCCGAAATGATCGTTTCCGAGACGTGACTCCGTATGAAGCCGGCAGCTCTCGATCATGCATCCGGTCCGAAATATCCAATATATTTCAATAATATGCGGGACCCGGACAACACATCCCAAATTAGGACGAAAAATATAGAAAATTTTATTAGTCGACTTCACTCGCTTTTTAGATGTCTCCCCGATCCTTAACGCACACAAAGTTCCCTTGCTGGGGAGAGCAGCGATGAGTCTGGCGTGCAAGAAGTTCCCGGGCGACCAGTCCGGTTCCGTGGCGATCCTGGTGGCCGTGCTGATGCCTGTCGTGATCGGCGGGATTGGATTGGGCGCCGAAGCCGGCTACTGGTACTTCAACCAGCGCAAGATCCAGAACTCCGCCGACGTCGCCGCCTATGCCGGCGCGGTGGAGCTGCGCAACGGTATGACGAAGCCGATCATCGACTCCGCCGCCATGGCAGCCGCCGCGGAGACGGGCTATGACGCGACCATCGGCACGCTCGCGACCAAGAACCCGCCGACCGCGGGCGGCTTTGCCGGCGACGGCAATGCCGTCGAGGTCGTCATCCAGGAAAACGTGCCGCGCCTCCTGTCCTCGCTCTTCCTGAGCGGCGACGTGCCCCTGTCCGGCCGGGCGGTGGCCCGCGTGACGCCGACCGAGCCGACCTGCCTGCTTGCGCTCAGCAAGACGGCGTCCGCCGCGGTCGACTTCAACGGAACCGCGGATGCGGTCCTCAGCGGCTGCAACGTGCACGCCAATTCGCTGGCGAATGATGCCGTGCGAGTCAGCGGCACCGCGAGGGTCGAGACCCCGTGCGTCACCGCAGTCGGGAATGTGGCAGCGTCCTCGGGTCTCAACATGACCGAGTGCACCTCGGCCGTCGAGAACGCCGACACCGTGGAAGATCCCTATAAGGACACCCCCAAGCCGCCGGTCGACAGCAGCTGCGCGCCACAGAACGATTTCGGCGGTTCCCCCGGGACAAACCACACGATCGGGCCAGCGACCTATTGCGGCGGGCTGTACATGCGCCGCAACGTCAAGCTCGATCCGGGCGTCTACGTGGTCAATGGCGGTGAGCTGAAGATCAACTCCACGGCCAATGTCCAGGGATCCGGCGTGATGTTCTACCTGACCGGTGGCGCGACCGTCGGTTTCGCCGGCGGCGCGCATATCGAGCTCACCGCCGCGACGAGCGGCCCCTACGAAGGCATCCTGCTGTTCGTCGATCCCGACGATCCCAATTCGGATCACTTGATCAACGGCGACTCGTCGTCGTTCTTCGATGGCGCCTTCTATGCGCCCAATGCCCACCTTCAATGGGCCGGGAACAGCATGAGCAGCGGTGGCTGCAGCCAGATCGTCGCCTCCACCATCACCGTGATCGGCACGGCTGGACTCGGCACCAACTGTGTCGGCAAGCCGATCCGGCAAATTCAAAAAGAACAGCTCGTCATCCTGGTCGAGTAGCGGCAGCGTTCCGGAGCCAACCCAATGTCCATCTTCCGCAAGCTGGTTTCCTTCCTGAAAGGCGAAAGCGGTGTCGCGGCCGTCGAAATGGGGTTGTTCGCCCCTCCGCTGATCATCGGCGTCGTGCTGATGGCCGATATCGGGCGTGCCGTCGAAGCCCGCATGGAGCTCGACCGCAACGTCCGCGCCGGTGTCCAGGCGGCAATGTCGAACGTCTCCGATCTCAACGCGATCAAGGGCGTCGTGCTGGCGTCGGCCAACGGCTCCCAGGCGATCTCCGTCGACGTCGGCAAGACCTGCACCTGTGGAAGCGCGGCCGCGAGCTGCAACAGCTGGTGCGCGCCGGAGGTGCCCCCCTCCGTGTTCATCAATATCAGCGCGACCGAGGCCTATAGCGGCCTGATGCTACCGGCCCTGAAGCTGGAATCGAAGACCCATGTCCAGCTCCGCTAGCACCAACTCGCGCGCACGCCGCTCCGTGGCGCGCCGTCTCACCTCGCTGTTCCTGCGTGACAGCAGGGGCGTGTCGGCGATCGAATTCGCCTTCGTGTTCCCGCTGCTCATCATAGTCGTCGGCGCCTCCATCGAGTACGGCCGCGCCCTCCAGGCGCGCAACGAAATGAGCCATGCCCTGAGCAAGGTGGTCCGCGTGCTCAATATCGATCCGAAGAAGAGCTCGTCGCAGATCGCGTCGCTGCTCGCCTCGGACCTGAGCACCTACGGGCCGGACGATCTACAGGTCGCCGTCGCCAATGCCGAGATATCCGGCAGCCCGTACATGAAGATCTCGGTCAAGTTTCCGTTCGACCTCCTGGTGCCGTTCGGCGAACTCAGCACCGTCACGCTCGGCGTCGACACGGTCGCCCCCCTTATCGCGGCAACGAAATAGCGGGCATTCACCGGACAGACGCGCCGGTGGCGCGTCGTTCCGGGCCAGGCCGGGCCGGGACGCGCACGCATGGCCCAATTCCGCATGGGGCACGATCAAACTCTCGCCACACTCCGCAAGTCTCAAGAATCTCTGTAAAACGGGTGAGAGACGAGGAGATCACGGCATGCGCAATACGCGAACTTTCTGGACCATGGCCGCCATCATCGTGGCGGGCCTGGGCGTCGCCGGCTGCAACACCAGCTCCGGCGGAAGCCTGAGCGGCGGCGCCATCGACGGCAACTGGACGAGCGCCGACGGCCTGACCGCCACGCGGTTCGGCGGCGGACGGTTCCAGACAATGGTGCTGGCAACCGGCGAAACGGTGT
It includes:
- a CDS encoding pilus assembly protein TadG-related protein; its protein translation is MSLACKKFPGDQSGSVAILVAVLMPVVIGGIGLGAEAGYWYFNQRKIQNSADVAAYAGAVELRNGMTKPIIDSAAMAAAAETGYDATIGTLATKNPPTAGGFAGDGNAVEVVIQENVPRLLSSLFLSGDVPLSGRAVARVTPTEPTCLLALSKTASAAVDFNGTADAVLSGCNVHANSLANDAVRVSGTARVETPCVTAVGNVAASSGLNMTECTSAVENADTVEDPYKDTPKPPVDSSCAPQNDFGGSPGTNHTIGPATYCGGLYMRRNVKLDPGVYVVNGGELKINSTANVQGSGVMFYLTGGATVGFAGGAHIELTAATSGPYEGILLFVDPDDPNSDHLINGDSSSFFDGAFYAPNAHLQWAGNSMSSGGCSQIVASTITVIGTAGLGTNCVGKPIRQIQKEQLVILVE
- a CDS encoding TadE/TadG family type IV pilus assembly protein — protein: MSSSASTNSRARRSVARRLTSLFLRDSRGVSAIEFAFVFPLLIIVVGASIEYGRALQARNEMSHALSKVVRVLNIDPKKSSSQIASLLASDLSTYGPDDLQVAVANAEISGSPYMKISVKFPFDLLVPFGELSTVTLGVDTVAPLIAATK
- a CDS encoding TadE/TadG family type IV pilus assembly protein, giving the protein MSIFRKLVSFLKGESGVAAVEMGLFAPPLIIGVVLMADIGRAVEARMELDRNVRAGVQAAMSNVSDLNAIKGVVLASANGSQAISVDVGKTCTCGSAAASCNSWCAPEVPPSVFINISATEAYSGLMLPALKLESKTHVQLR